One Strix uralensis isolate ZFMK-TIS-50842 chromosome 9, bStrUra1, whole genome shotgun sequence DNA segment encodes these proteins:
- the SCHIP1 gene encoding schwannomin-interacting protein 1 isoform X3 has protein sequence MVHQENCSYQAQKNERESIRQKLALGSFFDDGPGLYTSCSKSGKPSLSSRLQSGMNLQICFVNDSGSDKDSDADDSKTETSLDTPLSPMSKQSSSYSDRDTTEEESESLDDMDFLTRQKKLQAEAKMALAMAKPMAKMQVEVEKQNRKKSPVADLLPHMPHISECLMKRSLKPTDLRDMTIGQLQVIVNDLHSQIESLNEELVQLLLIRDELHTEQDAMLVDIEDLTRHAESQQKHMAEKMPAK, from the exons GCCCAGAAGAATGAGCGGGAGTCCATCAGGCAGAAGTTGGCTCTGGGCAGTTTCTTCGACGATGGCCCGGGACTTTACACCAGCTGCAGCAAGAGCGGCAAGCCGAGCCTCTCCTCCCG ATTACAAAGTGGGATGAACCTGCAGATTTGCTTTGTGAACGACAGCGGCAGCGACAAGGACAGTGATGCCGACGACAGCAAGACAGAAACCAGCCTGGACACGCCGTTGTCGCCCATG AGCAAGCAGAGTTCATCCTACTCCGACAGAGACACGACGGAGGAAGAGTCAGAGTCCCTTGATGACATGGATTTCCTCACCAGGCAAAAGAAACTCCAAGCTGAAGCCAAAATGGCCTTGGCTATGGCAAAGCCCATGGCCAAAATGCAGGTCGAGGTGGAAAAGCAGAACAGGAAGAAATCGCCGGTAGCGGATCTT CTGCCACATATGCCTCATATAAGTGAATGCCTGATGAAGAGAAGTTTAAAACCCACTGATCTAAGAGACATGACTATCGGGCAGCTACAAGTGATAGTCAATGATCTCCACTCACAGATAGAAA GCTTGAACGAGGAGCTGGTGCAGCTGCTGCTCATTCGGGACGAGCTGCACACAGAGCAGGACGCCATGCTGGTGGACATCGAGGATCTGACCAG ACACGCCGAAAGTCAGCAGAAGCACATGGCAGAGAAGATGCCGGCAAAATGA
- the SCHIP1 gene encoding schwannomin-interacting protein 1 isoform X5, which yields MAWVTSSGKQPRRPGRGVIKRPRRMSGSPSGRSWLWAVSSTMARDFTPAAARAASRASPPGKLQSGMNLQICFVNDSGSDKDSDADDSKTETSLDTPLSPMSKQSSSYSDRDTTEEESESLDDMDFLTRQKKLQAEAKMALAMAKPMAKMQVEVEKQNRKKSPVADLLPHMPHISECLMKRSLKPTDLRDMTIGQLQVIVNDLHSQIESLNEELVQLLLIRDELHTEQDAMLVDIEDLTRHAESQQKHMAEKMPAK from the exons ATGGCATGGGTGACGTCATCAGGAAAGCAGCCGCGCCGGCCGGGGAGGGGAGTTATAAAAAG GCCCAGAAGAATGAGCGGGAGTCCATCAGGCAGAAGTTGGCTCTGGGCAGTTTCTTCGACGATGGCCCGGGACTTTACACCAGCTGCAGCAAGAGCGGCAAGCCGAGCCTCTCCTCCCGGTAA ATTACAAAGTGGGATGAACCTGCAGATTTGCTTTGTGAACGACAGCGGCAGCGACAAGGACAGTGATGCCGACGACAGCAAGACAGAAACCAGCCTGGACACGCCGTTGTCGCCCATG AGCAAGCAGAGTTCATCCTACTCCGACAGAGACACGACGGAGGAAGAGTCAGAGTCCCTTGATGACATGGATTTCCTCACCAGGCAAAAGAAACTCCAAGCTGAAGCCAAAATGGCCTTGGCTATGGCAAAGCCCATGGCCAAAATGCAGGTCGAGGTGGAAAAGCAGAACAGGAAGAAATCGCCGGTAGCGGATCTT CTGCCACATATGCCTCATATAAGTGAATGCCTGATGAAGAGAAGTTTAAAACCCACTGATCTAAGAGACATGACTATCGGGCAGCTACAAGTGATAGTCAATGATCTCCACTCACAGATAGAAA GCTTGAACGAGGAGCTGGTGCAGCTGCTGCTCATTCGGGACGAGCTGCACACAGAGCAGGACGCCATGCTGGTGGACATCGAGGATCTGACCAG ACACGCCGAAAGTCAGCAGAAGCACATGGCAGAGAAGATGCCGGCAAAATGA
- the SCHIP1 gene encoding schwannomin-interacting protein 1 isoform X2, translated as MSREGDGMGDVIRKAAAPAGEGSYKKAQKNERESIRQKLALGSFFDDGPGLYTSCSKSGKPSLSSRLQSGMNLQICFVNDSGSDKDSDADDSKTETSLDTPLSPMSKQSSSYSDRDTTEEESESLDDMDFLTRQKKLQAEAKMALAMAKPMAKMQVEVEKQNRKKSPVADLLPHMPHISECLMKRSLKPTDLRDMTIGQLQVIVNDLHSQIESLNEELVQLLLIRDELHTEQDAMLVDIEDLTRHAESQQKHMAEKMPAK; from the exons ATGAGTCGGGAGGGTGATGGCATGGGTGACGTCATCAGGAAAGCAGCCGCGCCGGCCGGGGAGGGGAGTTATAAAAAG GCCCAGAAGAATGAGCGGGAGTCCATCAGGCAGAAGTTGGCTCTGGGCAGTTTCTTCGACGATGGCCCGGGACTTTACACCAGCTGCAGCAAGAGCGGCAAGCCGAGCCTCTCCTCCCG ATTACAAAGTGGGATGAACCTGCAGATTTGCTTTGTGAACGACAGCGGCAGCGACAAGGACAGTGATGCCGACGACAGCAAGACAGAAACCAGCCTGGACACGCCGTTGTCGCCCATG AGCAAGCAGAGTTCATCCTACTCCGACAGAGACACGACGGAGGAAGAGTCAGAGTCCCTTGATGACATGGATTTCCTCACCAGGCAAAAGAAACTCCAAGCTGAAGCCAAAATGGCCTTGGCTATGGCAAAGCCCATGGCCAAAATGCAGGTCGAGGTGGAAAAGCAGAACAGGAAGAAATCGCCGGTAGCGGATCTT CTGCCACATATGCCTCATATAAGTGAATGCCTGATGAAGAGAAGTTTAAAACCCACTGATCTAAGAGACATGACTATCGGGCAGCTACAAGTGATAGTCAATGATCTCCACTCACAGATAGAAA GCTTGAACGAGGAGCTGGTGCAGCTGCTGCTCATTCGGGACGAGCTGCACACAGAGCAGGACGCCATGCTGGTGGACATCGAGGATCTGACCAG ACACGCCGAAAGTCAGCAGAAGCACATGGCAGAGAAGATGCCGGCAAAATGA
- the SCHIP1 gene encoding schwannomin-interacting protein 1 isoform X4 produces MKLLRAQKNERESIRQKLALGSFFDDGPGLYTSCSKSGKPSLSSRLQSGMNLQICFVNDSGSDKDSDADDSKTETSLDTPLSPMSKQSSSYSDRDTTEEESESLDDMDFLTRQKKLQAEAKMALAMAKPMAKMQVEVEKQNRKKSPVADLLPHMPHISECLMKRSLKPTDLRDMTIGQLQVIVNDLHSQIESLNEELVQLLLIRDELHTEQDAMLVDIEDLTRHAESQQKHMAEKMPAK; encoded by the exons GCCCAGAAGAATGAGCGGGAGTCCATCAGGCAGAAGTTGGCTCTGGGCAGTTTCTTCGACGATGGCCCGGGACTTTACACCAGCTGCAGCAAGAGCGGCAAGCCGAGCCTCTCCTCCCG ATTACAAAGTGGGATGAACCTGCAGATTTGCTTTGTGAACGACAGCGGCAGCGACAAGGACAGTGATGCCGACGACAGCAAGACAGAAACCAGCCTGGACACGCCGTTGTCGCCCATG AGCAAGCAGAGTTCATCCTACTCCGACAGAGACACGACGGAGGAAGAGTCAGAGTCCCTTGATGACATGGATTTCCTCACCAGGCAAAAGAAACTCCAAGCTGAAGCCAAAATGGCCTTGGCTATGGCAAAGCCCATGGCCAAAATGCAGGTCGAGGTGGAAAAGCAGAACAGGAAGAAATCGCCGGTAGCGGATCTT CTGCCACATATGCCTCATATAAGTGAATGCCTGATGAAGAGAAGTTTAAAACCCACTGATCTAAGAGACATGACTATCGGGCAGCTACAAGTGATAGTCAATGATCTCCACTCACAGATAGAAA GCTTGAACGAGGAGCTGGTGCAGCTGCTGCTCATTCGGGACGAGCTGCACACAGAGCAGGACGCCATGCTGGTGGACATCGAGGATCTGACCAG ACACGCCGAAAGTCAGCAGAAGCACATGGCAGAGAAGATGCCGGCAAAATGA